The proteins below come from a single Lactobacillus johnsonii genomic window:
- a CDS encoding manganese-dependent inorganic pyrophosphatase codes for MAKELIFGHQNPDTDAIGTAIAYSYLQNKLGYDTEAVALGEANDETKYALNKFGFTAPRVIKTASNEVDAVMLVDHNEPQQSVSDIDKVKVTHVVDHHRIMNFNTADPLYYRAAPVGCTSTIMWQMYNEKEIEIPQDIAGIMLSAIISDTLLLKSPTTTDQDKEAVVSLANIAGVDYKEYGLKMLKAGTNIADKSEEDLIDLDAKSFELNGSNVRVAQINVVDLPEALERKDAFLKAMDEASKREGYDMFMLLITNILDSDSEALVVGSDESKAKFEKAFNAKLSDSEVKLPGVVSRKKQVVPPLTNAFEA; via the coding sequence ATGGCAAAAGAATTGATTTTTGGTCACCAAAATCCTGATACAGATGCAATCGGAACAGCAATTGCATACTCATACTTACAAAATAAGTTAGGTTACGATACCGAAGCTGTTGCTTTAGGTGAAGCTAATGATGAAACTAAGTATGCTTTAAATAAATTTGGTTTTACCGCACCTCGTGTTATTAAAACTGCTTCAAATGAAGTTGATGCAGTAATGCTTGTTGACCATAACGAACCTCAACAGAGTGTTTCTGACATTGATAAGGTTAAAGTAACTCATGTAGTTGATCACCACCGTATTATGAACTTCAATACTGCTGATCCTTTATACTACCGTGCAGCTCCAGTTGGTTGTACCAGTACCATTATGTGGCAAATGTACAACGAAAAAGAAATTGAAATTCCACAAGATATTGCAGGAATTATGCTTTCAGCTATTATCTCAGATACTTTACTCTTAAAGTCACCAACAACTACTGACCAAGATAAAGAAGCTGTAGTATCTTTAGCAAACATTGCTGGTGTTGACTACAAAGAATACGGTCTTAAGATGCTTAAAGCTGGTACTAATATTGCTGACAAGTCAGAAGAAGATCTAATTGATTTAGATGCTAAGAGTTTTGAATTAAACGGTAGCAACGTTCGTGTAGCACAAATTAACGTTGTTGATTTACCAGAAGCCTTAGAACGTAAAGACGCTTTCTTAAAGGCTATGGATGAAGCTTCTAAGCGTGAAGGCTACGATATGTTTATGCTTTTAATTACCAACATTCTTGATTCAGATTCAGAAGCTTTAGTAGTAGGTAGTGATGAATCAAAGGCTAAATTTGAAAAAGCATTTAACGCTAAATTATCAGATTCAGAGGTTAAGTTACCAGGCGTTGTTTCAAGAAAGAAGCAAGTTGTTCCTCCTTTAACTAATGCTTTTGAAGCTTAA
- a CDS encoding LysR family transcriptional regulator has translation MKTNTDAVLSAKSLRYFLQLIDNMSYTQAAQILGITQPALTQQIKKLERAVGSPLFGQMGKKLYLTDAGLKMEETAKALFSTVNNAVDSIQQYTKSDTGTISLGILSTIEARVIDQFLVKFNHKYPDITLHVGFYNRTELWDRLDNNQLDLAVLYMPDHNSTVKNMKQYMAKQIYPEEVIFLTHDPEDEFNKTTQHKWVAYPKDYYLPQIVRRFYASEFPNNELNTTVTFTAPYQLIKFAEQTDYNTYVSKSFYKAHKAEITLSPVKTKSETNFESCFIYRKNKSEIPRLVNFLKEWDKFIEEKDYDSRLEDIKVSI, from the coding sequence ATGAAAACAAATACTGATGCGGTTTTATCCGCGAAATCGTTACGTTACTTTCTTCAATTAATTGATAATATGAGTTATACGCAAGCAGCTCAAATTTTAGGTATTACTCAGCCGGCCTTAACGCAACAAATTAAAAAGCTTGAACGAGCAGTTGGGTCACCATTATTTGGCCAAATGGGCAAAAAATTATATTTAACTGATGCTGGCCTAAAGATGGAAGAGACAGCAAAAGCACTATTTTCAACAGTTAATAATGCTGTAGACAGTATTCAGCAATACACTAAATCAGATACCGGAACTATTTCTTTAGGAATATTATCTACTATTGAGGCAAGAGTAATTGATCAATTCTTAGTTAAATTCAACCATAAATATCCTGATATAACATTACATGTGGGTTTCTATAATAGGACAGAACTTTGGGATAGACTAGATAATAATCAATTAGATTTAGCAGTTCTTTACATGCCAGATCATAATTCAACTGTGAAGAACATGAAACAGTATATGGCAAAACAAATTTATCCTGAAGAAGTTATTTTCTTAACTCACGATCCAGAAGATGAGTTTAATAAAACAACTCAGCATAAATGGGTTGCTTATCCTAAGGACTACTACTTACCACAAATTGTTCGTCGCTTTTATGCTAGTGAGTTTCCAAACAATGAATTAAATACTACGGTAACATTTACTGCTCCATATCAATTAATCAAATTTGCTGAGCAAACCGACTATAACACTTATGTCTCCAAGAGTTTTTATAAGGCACACAAAGCTGAAATTACATTATCTCCAGTAAAGACAAAAAGTGAGACAAACTTTGAGAGTTGTTTTATTTATCGTAAAAATAAGAGTGAAATACCTCGACTAGTCAACTTCTTAAAAGAGTGGGATAAGTTTATTGAAGAAAAAGATTATGATAGTAGACTAGAGGATATTAAAGTTAGTATTTAG
- the parC gene encoding DNA topoisomerase IV subunit A: protein MTQTNERIRELPLEEVMGERFGRYSKYIIQERALPDIRDGLKPVQRRIFYAMYKDNNTYDKPYKKAAKAVGNVMGNFHPHGDSSIYGALVHLSQDWKMREPLIEMHGNNGSMDGDGPAAMRYTESRLSKISNLLLQDIDKETVQMILNFDDTEYEPTVLPAHFPNLLVNGSTGISAGYATEIPPHNLAEVIEAAVYLLKHPDATTDDLMKFVKGPDFPTGGIVLGTKGIKEAYETGRGRIQVRSKTTIQEIKGHRQQIVVTEVPFGVNKAMMVKKIDEIRLNKEIDGISEVRDETDRHGLSIVIELKKGADSQNILNYLFKNTDLQVSYNFNMVAIDRMTPVQVGLKRILSSYLAHKKDVVTKRTEFDLKKAKQRLEIVEGLIHALDILDQVIKTIRSSKDKKDAKKNLIAKYDFTPNQAEAIVSLQLYRLTNTDVNQLKKEQADLNKKIEKFNEILSDNKVLERVVVKELNAVKREFGSPRRTEITAKAAKIEINEKALVADEDVRVLVSKDGYLKRSSLRSFQSTDDEDNGLPAGDKVVFEKTMSTLDNLYIFTNKGNLIYRPVHELIETKWKETGQHLSQEIGLDSDEEIIRVFEVNDLKANLNFLIATNDGYIKQVTLADLQPTRTYKSRAITAIKLKSNDSKVVRIDQVQPDSKQEITLITNQAYAVRFDISEIPTSGSKAVGVKSVNLKDDDYIVNYVLADPKYIDLIKIGIITQRGAFKQLKLSLINKVTRAKRGVLVLRELKTKPHRIMAISSYGENHILHLNTSSDRHIELNTSEFPLGDRYSNGSFVLDPMTDRTPVSLTLGRPIADGRDKTEDLF from the coding sequence ATGACACAAACAAATGAAAGAATTAGGGAATTACCTCTTGAAGAAGTTATGGGTGAAAGATTTGGACGATATTCAAAATATATTATCCAAGAACGTGCTCTCCCAGATATTCGAGATGGCTTAAAACCAGTTCAACGTCGTATTTTTTATGCGATGTATAAAGATAATAATACATATGATAAGCCTTATAAGAAGGCGGCAAAAGCTGTCGGTAATGTCATGGGTAACTTTCACCCTCATGGTGACAGTTCTATTTATGGGGCTTTGGTTCACTTATCGCAAGATTGGAAAATGCGTGAACCTTTAATCGAAATGCACGGTAATAATGGATCGATGGATGGGGATGGTCCAGCAGCCATGCGTTATACCGAATCTCGTTTAAGTAAAATTTCTAATTTACTTTTACAAGATATTGATAAAGAAACTGTTCAAATGATTTTGAACTTTGATGATACAGAGTATGAACCAACAGTTTTACCGGCCCACTTTCCTAACTTATTAGTTAATGGATCAACAGGTATCTCAGCTGGATACGCAACTGAAATTCCACCTCATAATCTTGCTGAGGTTATTGAAGCAGCTGTTTATCTGCTAAAGCATCCCGATGCTACAACAGATGATTTGATGAAATTTGTTAAGGGACCTGATTTTCCAACAGGTGGCATTGTCCTAGGAACTAAGGGCATTAAAGAGGCCTATGAAACTGGTCGTGGAAGAATTCAAGTTAGGTCTAAGACTACAATTCAAGAAATTAAAGGCCATCGTCAGCAAATAGTTGTAACCGAAGTACCTTTCGGCGTAAATAAAGCAATGATGGTTAAGAAAATTGACGAAATCCGTTTAAATAAGGAAATTGACGGTATTTCAGAAGTAAGAGATGAAACTGATCGTCACGGCCTTTCAATTGTAATCGAACTTAAAAAGGGTGCTGATAGTCAAAACATCTTGAACTATCTATTTAAAAACACTGACTTACAAGTTTCATACAATTTCAATATGGTTGCTATTGATCGTATGACTCCCGTACAAGTTGGATTAAAGCGTATTTTATCTTCTTATTTAGCACATAAAAAAGATGTTGTAACTAAGAGAACAGAATTTGATCTAAAGAAAGCTAAACAGCGTCTAGAAATAGTTGAAGGTCTTATTCATGCCTTAGATATTTTAGATCAAGTAATCAAGACTATTAGATCTTCTAAAGATAAAAAAGATGCTAAAAAGAATTTAATTGCTAAGTATGACTTCACTCCTAATCAAGCGGAAGCTATAGTTTCTTTGCAGTTATACCGTTTAACTAATACTGATGTTAACCAACTTAAAAAGGAACAAGCAGATTTAAATAAAAAAATCGAAAAGTTCAATGAAATATTAAGTGATAATAAGGTTCTTGAAAGAGTTGTAGTTAAAGAATTAAATGCGGTAAAAAGAGAATTCGGTTCACCAAGAAGAACAGAAATTACTGCTAAAGCAGCTAAAATTGAAATTAATGAAAAAGCTCTAGTAGCTGATGAAGATGTACGAGTATTAGTAAGTAAAGACGGCTACTTGAAGCGTTCATCTCTTCGTTCATTCCAATCAACCGATGATGAAGATAATGGATTACCTGCTGGTGATAAGGTTGTGTTTGAAAAGACAATGTCTACCTTGGATAACCTTTATATTTTTACTAATAAAGGAAATCTAATTTATCGTCCGGTACATGAATTAATTGAAACGAAATGGAAAGAAACGGGGCAGCACCTGTCTCAAGAAATTGGTCTTGATAGTGATGAAGAAATTATTCGGGTGTTTGAAGTTAATGATTTAAAGGCCAATTTAAACTTTTTGATTGCTACCAACGATGGATACATTAAACAAGTTACATTAGCAGATTTACAACCTACTAGAACATATAAGTCTCGTGCAATTACTGCTATTAAGCTTAAGAGTAATGACAGTAAAGTTGTCCGCATTGATCAAGTTCAACCTGATAGTAAGCAAGAAATAACTCTAATTACTAACCAAGCATATGCAGTAAGATTTGATATTAGTGAGATACCTACATCCGGCTCAAAAGCAGTTGGTGTTAAATCCGTTAACCTTAAAGATGATGACTACATAGTAAATTATGTTTTAGCTGATCCTAAATATATTGATTTAATTAAGATTGGAATCATCACTCAACGGGGAGCGTTTAAGCAACTAAAACTTAGCCTTATAAATAAAGTTACGCGTGCAAAACGAGGTGTCCTTGTACTACGTGAACTTAAGACTAAGCCTCATCGAATTATGGCAATCAGTAGTTATGGTGAAAATCATATTCTCCATCTGAATACTTCTAGTGATCGTCATATTGAACTTAACACTTCTGAATTCCCATTGGGCGACCGCTATTCAAATGGATCTTTTGTACTAGACCCAATGACAGATAGGACTCCTGTCTCGTTAACGCTTGGCCGACCAATTGCAGATGGAAGAGATAAAACTGAAGATTTATTTTAA
- the parE gene encoding DNA topoisomerase IV subunit B produces the protein MAKANKTTSSYDDSSIQILHGLEAVRKRPGMYIGSTDRHGLNHLIYEIVDNSVDEAMAGYGKEINVTIHKDNSVTVQDFGRGMPTGMHESGIPTIEVILTVLHAGGKFTEKNYQTSGGLHGVGSSVVNALSSYLKVRVVRDGQAYEEEFENGGHPIGTLKHLGKTKDKNGTTITFKPDPTIFSTTTYNYETIQERIRESAFLLKGVKFTLTDEREPEHHDEFLYEDGIKSFVSYLNEDKDTMGDVFYFSGKQNGIEVEFSGQYNDGYSENFVSFVNNVRTADGGSHEAGARSGFTKAFNDYAKKQGLLKNKDKGLEGSDYREGLSAVLSVKIPEELLEFEGQTKGKLGTPQARSVVDSIVYEQLSYYLMENGEFAQSLVQKAQKARDAREAAKKARDESRSGKKRRKKEILSGKLTPAQSRNPKKNELFLVEGDSAGGSAKQGRDRKFQAILPLRGKVLNTQKAKLQDIFKNEEINTMIHTIGAGVGSDFQIKDANYDKIIIMTDADTDGAHIQILLLTFFYRYMRPMVEAGRVYIALPPLYKLQKGNGAKAKIKYAWTDEELSEDSKDMGKGFALQRFKGLGEMNADQLWETTMNPETRTLIRVKIDDAQLAEKRVTTLMGDKVAPRRKWIDENVKFRMGEDGSILETSRD, from the coding sequence TTGGCTAAAGCAAATAAAACTACCAGTTCATATGATGATTCTTCGATTCAGATTCTTCATGGGCTAGAGGCAGTAAGAAAACGTCCAGGAATGTATATCGGTTCAACGGATCGGCATGGGTTAAATCACTTGATTTATGAAATCGTTGATAACTCAGTTGACGAAGCAATGGCTGGTTATGGTAAAGAAATCAATGTAACTATTCATAAAGATAACTCAGTTACGGTTCAAGATTTTGGACGTGGAATGCCAACAGGAATGCATGAATCAGGAATTCCAACTATTGAAGTTATCCTTACTGTGCTACATGCAGGTGGTAAGTTTACCGAAAAGAATTATCAAACTTCTGGTGGTTTACATGGAGTAGGTTCTTCTGTTGTAAATGCACTATCTTCTTACTTAAAAGTAAGAGTAGTCAGAGACGGTCAAGCATATGAAGAAGAATTTGAAAATGGTGGTCATCCAATTGGTACGCTTAAGCATTTAGGCAAGACTAAGGATAAAAATGGTACTACTATTACTTTTAAACCAGATCCAACTATTTTTTCTACTACCACATATAATTACGAAACCATTCAAGAACGAATTCGTGAGTCAGCTTTTCTATTAAAGGGTGTTAAGTTCACACTAACTGATGAACGCGAACCAGAACATCATGATGAGTTTTTATATGAAGATGGAATTAAGTCATTTGTATCTTATTTAAATGAAGACAAAGATACAATGGGAGATGTTTTTTACTTTTCTGGTAAACAAAATGGAATTGAAGTTGAATTTTCAGGCCAATACAATGATGGATATTCCGAAAACTTTGTTTCATTTGTAAATAATGTTCGTACAGCTGATGGTGGTAGTCATGAAGCTGGGGCACGTAGTGGGTTTACAAAAGCTTTTAATGATTACGCTAAAAAGCAAGGGCTATTAAAGAATAAGGATAAGGGTCTAGAAGGTAGTGATTATCGTGAAGGCTTAAGTGCAGTATTATCTGTTAAGATTCCAGAAGAATTACTAGAATTTGAAGGACAGACTAAAGGAAAACTTGGAACTCCGCAAGCTAGAAGTGTTGTGGACAGCATTGTTTATGAACAGCTTTCATACTATTTAATGGAAAACGGAGAATTTGCTCAAAGCTTAGTTCAGAAAGCACAAAAAGCAAGGGATGCACGTGAAGCTGCTAAAAAGGCCAGAGATGAAAGCAGAAGTGGTAAAAAGAGACGAAAGAAGGAGATTCTTTCAGGAAAATTAACTCCTGCTCAATCACGTAATCCAAAGAAAAATGAGTTATTCCTAGTCGAAGGGGACTCAGCCGGTGGTTCCGCAAAACAAGGAAGAGATAGAAAGTTCCAAGCTATTTTGCCATTACGAGGCAAGGTCTTAAATACGCAAAAAGCTAAGTTACAAGATATCTTTAAAAATGAAGAAATCAACACCATGATCCATACGATTGGTGCAGGTGTTGGGTCAGATTTTCAGATTAAGGATGCAAATTACGATAAAATCATTATCATGACAGATGCGGATACTGATGGTGCCCATATTCAAATTTTGCTTTTAACTTTCTTTTACAGATATATGCGTCCAATGGTTGAAGCGGGTCGTGTGTATATTGCTCTGCCTCCTTTATACAAATTACAAAAAGGTAACGGAGCAAAAGCCAAGATTAAATATGCTTGGACTGATGAAGAATTGAGCGAAGACTCTAAAGACATGGGTAAGGGTTTTGCTTTGCAGCGTTTCAAAGGTTTAGGTGAAATGAATGCTGATCAATTATGGGAAACAACTATGAATCCTGAAACTCGTACCTTAATTAGAGTTAAGATTGACGATGCTCAACTTGCTGAAAAGCGTGTAACAACCTTAATGGGAGATAAAGTGGCTCCTAGAAGAAAATGGATTGATGAAAACGTTAAATTCCGTATGGGTGAAGACGGATCAATTCTAGAAACAAGTAGAGATTAA
- the plsY gene encoding glycerol-3-phosphate 1-O-acyltransferase PlsY: MSTLNYLLIFILAYLIGSFPTGVLVGKIFFHEDIRNFGSGNIGTTNSFRVMGPVAGSAVLVIDVLKGTLATDLPLIFHLKGPKYLLLIAGACAILGHTFSIFLKFKGGKAVATSAGVFLGYNLKFFGLCALVFLPMLFITSYVSLSSLVSIVIIFICSFWFHDIFLTIITGIMMILLFVRHRSNIKRLINHEENIVPFGLWYWYKKSHGLLKKNAKNK, encoded by the coding sequence ATGTCTACGTTGAATTATTTACTAATTTTTATTTTAGCATACTTGATTGGATCCTTTCCCACAGGTGTGTTAGTCGGAAAGATATTTTTTCATGAAGATATAAGAAACTTTGGATCAGGAAATATTGGTACAACCAATTCATTTAGAGTAATGGGACCTGTAGCAGGTAGTGCAGTTTTAGTCATTGATGTATTAAAAGGGACACTTGCAACAGATTTACCATTAATTTTCCACCTAAAGGGACCAAAGTATTTATTACTAATTGCTGGTGCCTGTGCCATTCTAGGTCACACCTTTTCCATCTTTCTAAAATTTAAAGGCGGAAAAGCGGTAGCAACTAGCGCCGGCGTCTTTCTGGGTTACAATTTAAAGTTCTTTGGACTATGTGCCTTAGTATTTTTACCAATGCTATTTATTACTTCATATGTAAGTTTATCAAGCTTGGTTTCAATAGTTATCATCTTCATTTGTTCCTTCTGGTTTCATGATATCTTTCTTACAATCATTACAGGAATTATGATGATCTTGCTCTTTGTAAGACACCGCTCCAATATCAAGCGCCTAATTAACCATGAAGAAAATATCGTTCCTTTTGGCCTATGGTATTGGTACAAAAAGTCTCATGGATTACTAAAAAAGAATGCTAAAAATAAATAA